A single region of the Arthrobacter sp. PAMC25564 genome encodes:
- a CDS encoding GNAT family N-acetyltransferase has protein sequence MSGNVWLIPLKNLDDDARAIKLGEIAGLEVTEQQRQFVGDPLRMMLVALEEESRHPFVVDSNGSAVGVLTLQSGAATLAGWADDDSAWLLRGFLIDRRQQGKGLGTLAAVAALREAARLTAALGGGQAGVVLSVNELNQAGRAAYRKAGFDDRWQYRGGDAGPQRTMHRAF, from the coding sequence ATGTCTGGAAATGTGTGGCTGATCCCGCTGAAGAACCTGGACGACGACGCCCGGGCCATCAAACTGGGGGAGATCGCAGGGCTTGAGGTAACCGAACAGCAGCGCCAGTTCGTCGGCGATCCGCTGCGCATGATGCTCGTGGCCCTCGAAGAGGAATCCCGCCACCCGTTCGTGGTGGACTCCAACGGGTCCGCCGTCGGGGTCCTCACGCTGCAGTCCGGCGCCGCCACCCTTGCCGGCTGGGCGGATGACGATTCGGCCTGGCTGCTCCGCGGCTTCCTCATCGACCGGCGGCAGCAGGGCAAGGGACTGGGCACCCTCGCCGCCGTGGCGGCCCTCAGGGAAGCCGCCCGGCTGACGGCGGCGCTGGGCGGGGGACAGGCCGGCGTCGTACTCTCCGTGAACGAGCTCAACCAGGCCGGGCGGGCGGCTTACCGGAAGGCCGGTTTTGACGACCGGTGGCAATACCGGGGCGGCGACGCCGGCCCGCAACGGACGATGCACCGGGCTTTCTGA
- a CDS encoding VOC family protein, which translates to MAKQLFLNLPVKDLNKTVEFFAALGFSFNPDYTDENATCMIVNDDAYVMLLVEGYFKTFTSKAIADATGSTEAIMAFSVDSRDAVDETIRTALTSGGTPSQEAQDYGFMYSHSFQDPDGHLWEVMWMDPAGLPADAAL; encoded by the coding sequence ATGGCCAAGCAACTGTTCCTCAACCTCCCCGTCAAGGACCTCAACAAGACCGTCGAATTCTTCGCCGCCCTGGGTTTTTCCTTCAACCCCGACTACACCGATGAAAACGCCACCTGCATGATCGTCAACGACGACGCCTACGTGATGCTGCTGGTGGAGGGCTACTTCAAGACCTTCACCTCCAAGGCCATTGCGGATGCCACCGGCAGCACCGAGGCCATCATGGCCTTCTCAGTGGACAGCCGGGACGCCGTCGATGAGACCATCCGGACGGCCCTCACTTCCGGCGGCACTCCGTCCCAGGAGGCCCAGGATTACGGCTTTATGTACAGCCACAGTTTCCAGGACCCGGACGGACACCTCTGGGAGGTCATGTGGATGGACCCGGCAGGCCTCCCGGCAGACGCGGCGCTCTGA
- a CDS encoding amino acid ABC transporter ATP-binding protein: MSTAVTAPSKITVKALKKSFGSNEVLKGINAEVAEGEVVCVIGPSGSGKSTFLRCLNKLEDITEGHVTVDGFDVTDPKVDINEVRRHIGMVFQHFNLFPHMSVIENIMLAPVESRKQGRAEARATALKLLDRVGLAEKADARPASLSGGQKQRVAIARALAMNPDIMLFDEATSALDPEMVGEVLQVIKDLAGEGMTMVLVTHEMGFAREVADRVLFMADGVICEEGRPEEIFGSPRQQRTQDFLSKVL, from the coding sequence ATGAGCACGGCAGTCACTGCACCCAGCAAGATCACCGTCAAGGCCCTGAAAAAGTCCTTCGGGTCCAACGAAGTACTCAAAGGCATCAACGCAGAAGTGGCCGAAGGCGAGGTCGTCTGCGTGATCGGGCCCTCGGGCTCCGGCAAGTCGACCTTCCTGCGCTGCCTGAACAAGCTTGAGGACATCACCGAGGGGCACGTCACGGTGGACGGCTTCGACGTGACCGATCCTAAGGTGGACATCAACGAGGTCCGTCGGCACATCGGCATGGTGTTCCAGCACTTCAACCTTTTCCCGCACATGAGTGTGATCGAAAACATCATGCTCGCACCGGTCGAGTCCAGGAAGCAGGGCAGGGCGGAGGCCCGGGCCACGGCACTGAAGCTGCTGGACCGCGTGGGGCTGGCCGAGAAGGCAGATGCCCGCCCTGCATCGCTCTCCGGCGGCCAGAAGCAGCGCGTCGCGATCGCCCGGGCCCTGGCGATGAACCCGGACATCATGCTCTTCGACGAGGCCACCTCGGCCTTGGACCCGGAAATGGTGGGCGAAGTGCTGCAGGTCATCAAGGACCTGGCCGGCGAAGGAATGACGATGGTGCTGGTCACCCATGAGATGGGCTTCGCCCGGGAAGTCGCGGACCGGGTGCTGTTCATGGCGGACGGCGTCATCTGCGAGGAGGGCCGTCCGGAGGAAATCTTCGGCAGCCCCCGGCAGCAGCGGACCCAGGACTTCCTGTCCAAAGTTCTCTGA
- a CDS encoding amino acid ABC transporter substrate-binding protein/permease, with product MFFGAAGAAAAPAAGPDAAPPASAAQAGAAPSSLSGKTFVIGTDTTFAPFEFRDAGGELTGIDMDIIREIAKNQGFAVEIKSLGFNAALQALSSNQVDGVIAGMSITEPRKQIYDFSDPYFESGVQMAVAKSNTDIKGYGDLKGKTVTAKTGSEGETFAKSIAAQYGFTVKSLDQSATMYELVKSGNAVAVFDDYPVLAYGISQNNGLKAVSEKEKGGSYGFAVNKGRNPDLLKAFNTGLAELKSSGKYQEILDKYLKDTTQVAQSSFWDLLVNSFPALMKGLGNTVLVTVISFALAMLIGLFMGFLKISTSVLLRGIATTFVSIFRGTPLLVWAFFFYFGIPQLTGQPIDIWVAGVLTLSLNSGAYITEIVRGSIQSVDPGQLEASRSLGLGYAKSMQKVVVPQAFKIMTPSLINQMIIMLKDSSLLLTIGFAELLYQGQQIYAGNFRITETLLIVAVLYFVVIMLLTKLANVADKRFNK from the coding sequence ATGTTCTTCGGAGCCGCCGGCGCCGCTGCGGCACCCGCCGCAGGACCCGACGCCGCACCACCCGCCTCCGCAGCCCAGGCCGGCGCAGCGCCGTCGAGCCTGTCCGGAAAGACCTTCGTCATCGGCACGGACACCACTTTCGCGCCGTTTGAATTCCGCGACGCCGGCGGTGAGCTGACCGGCATCGACATGGACATCATCCGTGAGATCGCCAAAAACCAGGGATTCGCCGTCGAAATCAAGTCCCTCGGCTTTAACGCGGCGCTGCAGGCGCTCTCCTCCAACCAGGTGGACGGCGTCATCGCCGGTATGTCCATCACGGAACCCCGGAAGCAGATCTACGATTTCTCCGATCCCTATTTCGAGTCGGGCGTGCAGATGGCCGTGGCCAAGTCCAACACGGACATCAAGGGCTATGGTGACCTTAAGGGCAAGACCGTCACGGCCAAGACCGGCAGCGAGGGCGAAACGTTTGCCAAGTCCATCGCAGCTCAGTACGGCTTCACGGTCAAGTCGCTTGACCAGTCCGCCACGATGTATGAGCTGGTCAAGTCCGGCAACGCCGTCGCCGTCTTCGATGACTACCCCGTACTGGCTTATGGCATCAGCCAGAACAACGGGCTGAAGGCCGTCTCCGAGAAAGAGAAAGGCGGCTCCTACGGTTTCGCCGTGAACAAGGGCCGGAACCCGGATCTGCTGAAGGCGTTCAACACCGGTCTCGCGGAGCTGAAGTCCAGCGGCAAGTACCAGGAAATCCTGGACAAGTACCTTAAGGACACCACGCAGGTTGCCCAGTCCAGCTTCTGGGACCTGCTGGTCAACAGCTTCCCGGCACTCATGAAGGGCCTGGGCAACACCGTCCTGGTGACCGTGATTTCCTTCGCCCTGGCCATGCTGATCGGACTCTTCATGGGGTTCCTGAAGATCTCCACCAGCGTCCTGCTGCGCGGCATCGCGACCACCTTCGTCAGCATCTTCCGCGGAACGCCGCTGCTGGTCTGGGCGTTCTTCTTCTACTTCGGCATCCCGCAGCTGACCGGACAGCCGATCGACATCTGGGTGGCGGGTGTGCTGACCCTGAGCCTCAACTCCGGTGCCTACATCACCGAGATCGTGCGCGGCTCCATCCAGTCCGTGGACCCGGGCCAGCTCGAGGCCAGCCGCAGCCTCGGCCTGGGCTACGCCAAGTCCATGCAAAAGGTCGTGGTCCCGCAGGCGTTCAAAATCATGACCCCCTCGCTGATCAACCAGATGATCATCATGCTCAAGGACAGCTCGCTGTTGCTGACCATCGGCTTCGCCGAGCTGCTCTACCAGGGCCAGCAGATCTACGCAGGAAATTTCCGGATCACCGAAACCCTGCTGATCGTTGCCGTCCTGTACTTCGTGGTAATCATGCTCCTGACCAAGCTGGCCAACGTCGCGGATAAGAGGTTCAACAAATGA
- a CDS encoding bifunctional [glutamine synthetase] adenylyltransferase/[glutamine synthetase]-adenylyl-L-tyrosine phosphorylase, protein MSLARRLIAAGFSDLEKGERFLAAPELDGLDQDALFAGLQLSANPDTALQSLVRLIEKHPDLRKLAVAEPESSEPLYRVLGASEALGEFLIRHPEHVDVFDVTASPEPRAADAGVLRARLLQSVRADPQSARPVAAVSGQEAYAALRTAYRRGLVELAVKDLCAADPLDFMPAAGAELADLAGAAIEAALAVSRAEAAEHFSAAEVADVGLAVIGMGKCGARELNYISDVDVIYVIESGGLEDSRANTIGTALAAGISRAIMSTSREPGLWEVDANLRPEGKSGPLVRTLASHESYYARWAESWEFQALLKARTIAGDTGLGARYEAAVAPLIWSSAGREGFVESVRSMRRRVTEHIPADEEQRQIKLGRGGLRDVEFTVQLLQLVHGKSDESVRCRDTTSAIAALSAGGYIGRSDAAEFDRDYRYLRLLEHRIQLFQLRRTHLMPVREDLLRALAKAVLGPFSTERPKSDALLTAWHKTKRSVRELHERIFYRPLLNTAAALSSEEARLSPEAAQGRLAALGYLDPPGAMRHIEALTAGVSRRAALQRQLLPILLGWLAEGVDPDAGLLAFRRVSESLGTTHWYLGMLRDSTAAAERLCHVLSNSRLIADLLEVSPESVAWLGTDKELVPLGFETQWLEIASKMSRHADPESAMRLIRLIRRREILRIAIADSAGLLDQDQVGDALADTDRAAVLGALRVAETTVTADEPLKTHVLVVAMGRQGGREIGYGSDADVIYVHRGLPGVPEEEAQNQAAQIVGRLSSLLTQPLKPAILAERVLSVDADLRPEGKSGPMVRSLESYAEYYRRWSLVWEAQALLRARPMAGDDDLAADFLALIDPIRYPESLSEQDVREVRRVKARVEAERLPRGADPARHLKLGRGGLSDVEWLAQLVQLQHAGRHPELRTTSTVEALQAAARMGLLEAGDVAVLLKAWRLASRIRSANVIWTGRASDVLPSSRRDLEAVARWCGYGQGNATALEEDYLRLSRRARSVFERVFYGQ, encoded by the coding sequence GTGAGCCTGGCACGACGCCTCATTGCCGCGGGTTTCAGCGACCTGGAGAAGGGCGAACGGTTCCTGGCTGCCCCGGAGCTGGACGGCCTGGACCAGGACGCCCTGTTTGCCGGGCTGCAGCTGTCCGCCAACCCTGATACCGCCCTGCAGTCCCTTGTCCGGCTGATCGAGAAGCACCCGGACCTGCGGAAACTGGCGGTGGCGGAGCCGGAGAGCAGCGAGCCGCTGTACCGGGTCCTGGGGGCTTCCGAAGCATTGGGCGAATTCCTGATCAGGCATCCGGAGCATGTGGACGTCTTTGACGTGACGGCCAGCCCGGAACCCCGGGCCGCCGATGCCGGGGTGCTGCGCGCCCGGCTGCTGCAGTCCGTGCGCGCCGATCCGCAGTCGGCACGGCCGGTCGCGGCGGTGTCCGGCCAGGAGGCCTACGCGGCGCTCCGGACGGCCTACCGGCGGGGCCTCGTGGAGCTTGCGGTCAAGGACCTCTGCGCAGCCGATCCGCTGGACTTCATGCCGGCCGCCGGGGCGGAACTGGCTGATCTGGCCGGTGCCGCCATCGAGGCGGCCCTGGCGGTGTCCCGGGCCGAAGCGGCTGAGCACTTCAGCGCCGCCGAGGTGGCCGACGTCGGCCTCGCCGTGATCGGCATGGGCAAGTGCGGTGCCCGTGAGCTGAACTACATTTCCGACGTCGACGTCATCTACGTGATCGAGTCAGGCGGGCTCGAGGATTCCCGGGCGAACACCATCGGCACGGCGCTGGCGGCGGGCATCTCGCGGGCCATCATGTCCACCAGCCGCGAACCGGGGCTGTGGGAAGTGGACGCCAACCTGCGGCCCGAGGGGAAGTCCGGGCCGCTGGTCCGGACCCTGGCCTCGCACGAGAGCTACTACGCCCGCTGGGCCGAAAGCTGGGAGTTCCAGGCCCTGCTGAAGGCGCGGACCATCGCCGGCGACACCGGGCTGGGTGCCCGCTATGAGGCCGCCGTCGCTCCGCTGATCTGGTCCTCGGCAGGCCGCGAGGGTTTCGTTGAATCTGTCCGCTCCATGCGCCGGAGGGTGACCGAGCATATCCCCGCCGACGAAGAGCAGCGGCAGATCAAGCTGGGCCGCGGCGGACTGCGCGACGTCGAATTCACCGTCCAGCTGCTGCAGCTGGTGCATGGAAAATCGGACGAATCAGTGCGCTGCCGCGACACCACGTCGGCCATTGCCGCGCTGTCTGCCGGCGGCTACATCGGACGCTCGGACGCTGCCGAATTCGACCGTGACTACCGCTACCTGAGGCTGCTCGAACACCGGATCCAGCTCTTCCAGCTGCGGCGCACCCACCTGATGCCGGTCAGGGAGGACCTGCTGCGTGCCCTGGCCAAGGCGGTGCTGGGGCCATTCTCCACCGAGCGGCCCAAATCGGACGCGCTGCTCACCGCCTGGCATAAGACCAAACGCTCCGTCCGCGAGTTGCACGAGCGCATCTTCTACCGCCCGCTGCTCAACACCGCCGCGGCACTCAGCAGCGAAGAGGCCAGGCTGAGCCCGGAAGCGGCCCAGGGCCGCCTCGCCGCGCTGGGCTACCTCGATCCCCCGGGCGCGATGCGGCACATCGAGGCCCTCACCGCCGGAGTCAGCCGCCGCGCCGCCCTCCAGCGGCAGCTCCTCCCGATCCTGCTGGGCTGGCTCGCGGAAGGTGTGGATCCCGACGCCGGACTGCTCGCCTTCCGCCGGGTCAGCGAGTCGCTCGGCACCACCCACTGGTACCTGGGCATGCTGCGGGATTCGACGGCGGCGGCCGAACGCCTGTGCCACGTGCTCTCCAACTCGCGGCTGATTGCGGACCTGCTGGAGGTCTCACCGGAGTCGGTCGCGTGGCTGGGCACGGACAAGGAACTGGTGCCGCTGGGTTTCGAAACGCAGTGGCTCGAGATCGCCTCCAAGATGTCCCGGCACGCCGACCCCGAAAGCGCAATGCGGCTGATCCGGCTCATCCGGCGCAGGGAAATCCTGCGGATCGCCATCGCGGACAGCGCAGGGCTGCTGGATCAGGACCAGGTCGGCGACGCCCTGGCCGACACCGACCGCGCTGCGGTCCTGGGCGCGCTCCGCGTCGCAGAAACCACGGTCACCGCGGACGAGCCCCTGAAGACCCATGTGCTCGTGGTGGCCATGGGACGGCAGGGCGGGCGGGAAATCGGCTACGGCTCCGACGCCGACGTCATCTACGTGCACCGCGGGCTGCCCGGAGTTCCCGAGGAGGAGGCACAGAACCAGGCTGCGCAGATCGTCGGACGGCTCTCAAGCCTGCTGACCCAGCCGCTCAAGCCGGCCATCCTGGCCGAACGTGTGCTGTCGGTGGATGCAGACCTGCGCCCCGAGGGTAAAAGCGGTCCCATGGTGCGCTCCCTGGAGTCCTACGCCGAATATTACCGCCGCTGGTCGCTCGTCTGGGAGGCGCAGGCGCTGCTGCGGGCACGGCCGATGGCCGGCGACGATGACCTGGCCGCCGATTTTCTCGCGCTGATCGACCCGATCCGCTACCCCGAGTCCCTCTCGGAGCAGGACGTGCGGGAGGTCCGGCGGGTCAAGGCCAGGGTCGAGGCGGAGCGGCTGCCCCGCGGCGCGGATCCTGCCCGGCACCTCAAACTGGGCCGCGGCGGCCTGAGCGACGTCGAATGGCTGGCGCAGCTGGTCCAGCTCCAGCACGCCGGCAGGCACCCGGAGCTGCGGACCACCTCCACCGTCGAGGCGCTGCAGGCCGCGGCCCGAATGGGGCTGCTGGAAGCAGGGGACGTGGCCGTCCTGCTCAAGGCCTGGCGGCTCGCGAGCCGGATCCGCTCGGCCAACGTTATCTGGACCGGACGGGCCTCGGATGTGTTGCCGTCCTCGCGCCGGGACCTGGAAGCGGTGGCCCGCTGGTGCGGCTACGGCCAGGGCAATGCCACCGCGCTGGAGGAGGACTACCTGCGGCTGAGCCGCCGCGCCCGGAGCGTGTTCGAGCGGGTCTTCTACGGACAGTAA
- the glnA gene encoding type I glutamate--ammonia ligase — MDRQQEFVLRTIEERDVRFVRLWFTDVVGSLKSVALAPAEVEGAFEEGLGFDGSAIEGLARVFESDMLAQPDPATFQILPWRGESEATSRMFCDILTPDGEPSTADPRNVLKRTLAKAADMGFTCYTHPEIEFYLLKSQQPGPDGSPVPVDEGGYFDHVPGGVAQDFRRTAVTMLESVGISVEFSHHEAGPGQNEIDLRYADALQTADNIMTFRTVIKEVALQQGTYATFMPKPFTAHPGSGMHTHFSLFEGDTNAFFEAGAEFQLSKTARQFMAGILKHAPEFTAVTNQFVNSYKRLWGGGEAPSYLSWGHNNRSALVRVPLYKPGKGQSARIEYRGIDSAANPYLAYAVLLGAGLKGIEEGYQLPAAAEDDIWSLSSAERRAMGHDPLPASLHEATRSMEESELMPQILGEQVFEHFLRNKRAEWQDYRLQVTPYELQRNLGIL, encoded by the coding sequence ATGGACCGCCAGCAAGAGTTTGTCCTGCGGACGATCGAAGAGCGCGACGTGCGGTTCGTGCGGCTCTGGTTCACCGACGTCGTGGGTTCCCTCAAATCGGTGGCCCTGGCCCCGGCCGAGGTCGAGGGCGCCTTCGAGGAAGGCCTCGGGTTTGACGGATCCGCCATCGAGGGACTGGCCCGCGTGTTCGAATCGGACATGCTGGCCCAGCCGGACCCGGCCACCTTTCAGATCCTGCCGTGGCGCGGCGAGAGCGAAGCGACGTCACGGATGTTCTGCGACATCCTCACGCCCGACGGCGAGCCCTCCACCGCGGATCCCCGCAACGTTCTCAAGCGCACCCTCGCCAAGGCCGCGGACATGGGCTTCACCTGCTACACCCACCCCGAGATCGAGTTCTACCTGCTCAAGTCACAGCAGCCGGGCCCGGACGGTTCGCCCGTGCCGGTGGACGAGGGCGGCTACTTCGACCATGTCCCGGGCGGCGTGGCGCAGGATTTCCGCCGGACGGCCGTGACCATGCTGGAATCGGTCGGCATCTCGGTGGAGTTCAGCCATCACGAGGCCGGTCCGGGCCAGAACGAGATCGACCTGCGCTACGCGGATGCACTGCAGACCGCGGACAACATCATGACGTTCCGCACCGTGATCAAGGAGGTTGCGCTCCAGCAGGGAACCTACGCGACCTTTATGCCCAAGCCGTTCACGGCCCACCCGGGATCCGGCATGCACACCCACTTCTCGCTCTTTGAGGGCGACACCAACGCATTCTTCGAGGCCGGGGCCGAATTCCAGCTCTCCAAGACGGCCCGCCAGTTCATGGCCGGTATCCTCAAGCATGCCCCCGAATTCACAGCGGTCACCAACCAGTTCGTGAACTCGTACAAGCGCCTCTGGGGCGGAGGAGAGGCCCCGAGCTACCTCAGCTGGGGACACAACAACCGCTCCGCCCTGGTCCGCGTCCCGCTGTACAAACCGGGCAAAGGCCAGTCCGCACGTATCGAATACCGCGGCATCGATTCCGCGGCCAACCCCTACCTCGCCTACGCCGTGCTGCTGGGCGCCGGGCTCAAGGGCATCGAGGAAGGCTATCAGCTGCCCGCCGCGGCCGAGGACGACATCTGGTCACTGAGCTCGGCCGAACGCCGCGCCATGGGCCATGACCCGCTCCCGGCCAGCCTGCACGAAGCCACCCGAAGCATGGAGGAGTCCGAGCTCATGCCCCAGATCCTCGGCGAGCAGGTGTTCGAGCACTTCCTGCGCAACAAGCGCGCCGAGTGGCAGGACTACCGCCTCCAGGTGACGCCCTACGAGCTGCAGCGCAACCTCGGCATCCTGTAG